The Candidatus Roseilinea sp. genome contains a region encoding:
- a CDS encoding carbamoyl-phosphate synthase (glutamine-hydrolyzing): MPKRTDIHSILILGSGPIVIGQACEFDYAGAQACKVLRREGYRVILVNSNPATIMTDPEFADATYIEPLTVELIEKIIAKERPDALLPTVGAQTALNLATALEAQGILKQYGVQLIGANVGAIKLAEDRQLFKEAMEAHGLKCPQGATVSSVDEALALVGVNTGALPGDSPFLHAHFSLLKFPVLIRPSFTLGGSGGGVAYSEAELREKCARGLRESPVGQVLVEQSVLGWKEYELEVMRDCKDNFVVVCSIENLDPMGVHTGDSITVAPAMTLTDKELQRLRDMARIVMRAVGVETGGSNVQFAVNPDNGEALVIEMNPRVSRSSALASKATGFPIAKIAALLAVGYSLDEIPNDITKKTPASFEPSLDYVVVKVPRWAFEKFPGADPTLGPQMKSVGEVMAIGRTFKEALNKAVQGLEIGKIGITGEGIEEPASASEIEAQIAKPTAQRLFQTFDALRRGVTPERVHAATQYDPWFIEQFCQMIETERALAQHTLDSLPRTLLLRAKQEGFGDAYIAKLLRPGATGAASWLQVRAKRRQLGLVPSFYRVDTCAAEFESNTPYLYSNYDGFDESEPQFQKPKIIILGGGPNRIGQGIEFDYCCVHACYALRALGFEIIMVNCNPETVSTDYDTADRLYFEPLTLEHVLNVWENESGIAGEGAHRPRSLTPVLVQFGGQTPLNLAQALKDYGVPIWGTSPDAIALAEDRQKFAEVLRELDIPQPENGTARSLDEARRVAAQIGYPVLVRPSYVLGGRAMGIVYGEEELQEYIEEATRVSPDAPVLIDRYLEDSFELDVDAVADGERVVIGGIMEQIEEAGVHSGDSACMMPPLKVSEYHLNIIRDYTERIGLRLGVKGLMNVQFAIKDEIVYVLEVNPRASRTTPFVSKATGVPLAKIAARIAAGQTLEEIGFLDEPKLDGFFVKEVVLPFNKFPSAFYQLGPEMRSTGEVMGHASTFGHAYAKAELGAGERLPSSGRVLLTVNDNDKPNIIKIARDLHRLGFALLGTRGTAEFLNRFGVPVTAVNKVSEGAPHVVDYIRRGEVHMVISTPLGQRAYTDGQAIRAAAIQHKVLLLTTLSAASAAVQAIRAMRAKDFKVRSLQAHHGITPRWL; this comes from the coding sequence ATGCCGAAGCGAACCGACATCCACTCCATCCTCATCCTTGGCTCCGGTCCAATCGTCATCGGTCAAGCATGTGAGTTCGACTACGCCGGCGCGCAGGCGTGCAAGGTGCTGCGTCGGGAGGGCTATCGCGTCATCCTGGTGAACTCCAATCCGGCGACCATCATGACCGACCCGGAATTTGCCGACGCGACCTACATCGAGCCACTCACCGTAGAGCTAATCGAGAAGATCATCGCCAAGGAGCGTCCCGATGCGCTCCTGCCTACCGTCGGTGCACAAACGGCGCTCAACCTGGCGACGGCGCTGGAAGCACAGGGCATATTGAAGCAATACGGCGTTCAGCTCATCGGCGCCAATGTGGGCGCTATTAAGCTGGCCGAAGACCGCCAACTGTTCAAAGAAGCCATGGAGGCCCACGGCTTAAAGTGTCCGCAGGGGGCGACGGTCAGCTCGGTGGATGAAGCGCTGGCGCTCGTGGGCGTCAATACCGGCGCCTTGCCTGGCGACTCGCCCTTTCTCCATGCGCACTTTTCGCTCCTCAAATTTCCCGTGCTCATTCGTCCCTCGTTCACGCTGGGCGGGAGCGGCGGCGGCGTGGCCTATAGCGAAGCGGAACTGCGCGAGAAGTGTGCGCGCGGCCTGCGCGAAAGCCCGGTCGGCCAAGTCCTGGTTGAACAAAGCGTGCTGGGCTGGAAGGAATATGAGCTGGAGGTGATGCGCGACTGTAAGGACAACTTCGTGGTGGTGTGCTCGATCGAGAACCTCGACCCGATGGGGGTGCACACCGGCGATAGCATCACCGTCGCGCCGGCGATGACCCTGACCGACAAGGAGCTTCAGCGCCTGCGCGACATGGCCAGGATCGTCATGCGCGCGGTGGGCGTAGAAACCGGCGGCAGCAATGTGCAGTTCGCCGTCAACCCCGATAACGGCGAGGCGCTGGTGATCGAGATGAATCCGCGCGTGTCGCGCTCGTCGGCCCTGGCCAGCAAGGCGACCGGCTTCCCCATCGCCAAGATCGCGGCGTTGTTGGCCGTCGGCTACTCGCTGGATGAGATCCCCAACGACATCACGAAGAAGACGCCGGCGTCGTTCGAGCCATCGTTGGACTACGTGGTGGTGAAGGTGCCTCGCTGGGCGTTTGAAAAGTTCCCCGGCGCCGACCCCACCCTCGGTCCGCAGATGAAGAGCGTGGGCGAGGTCATGGCCATCGGCCGAACCTTCAAGGAAGCCTTGAATAAGGCGGTGCAGGGGTTGGAAATCGGCAAGATCGGAATCACCGGGGAGGGCATCGAAGAACCGGCGTCTGCGTCGGAGATTGAAGCACAAATCGCCAAGCCAACGGCACAGCGCCTCTTTCAAACCTTCGATGCGCTGCGCCGCGGCGTGACGCCGGAACGGGTGCATGCGGCCACGCAGTACGACCCGTGGTTCATCGAGCAGTTTTGTCAGATGATCGAGACAGAGCGCGCGCTGGCGCAGCACACGCTCGACTCGTTGCCGCGCACGCTGCTGCTGCGAGCGAAGCAAGAGGGCTTCGGCGATGCGTATATCGCCAAGCTGCTGAGGCCGGGCGCGACCGGCGCCGCCTCCTGGCTTCAAGTGCGCGCGAAGCGTCGCCAACTCGGCCTCGTCCCCTCCTTTTATCGCGTGGACACCTGCGCCGCAGAGTTTGAGAGCAACACGCCCTATCTCTACTCGAATTACGACGGTTTCGACGAGAGCGAGCCGCAGTTTCAAAAACCGAAGATCATCATTCTGGGCGGCGGCCCCAATCGCATCGGCCAAGGCATCGAGTTCGACTATTGCTGCGTGCACGCTTGCTACGCCTTGCGCGCCCTCGGCTTTGAGATCATCATGGTCAATTGCAACCCGGAGACGGTGAGCACCGACTACGACACCGCCGACCGGCTCTACTTCGAGCCGCTGACGCTGGAGCACGTGCTGAATGTGTGGGAGAACGAGTCGGGGATCGCCGGCGAGGGCGCGCACCGCCCGCGCAGCCTGACCCCCGTGCTGGTGCAATTTGGCGGACAGACGCCGCTGAACCTGGCGCAAGCGCTCAAGGACTACGGCGTGCCGATTTGGGGCACATCGCCCGATGCGATTGCGCTGGCCGAAGATCGCCAGAAATTCGCCGAGGTGCTGCGCGAGCTGGATATCCCTCAGCCGGAGAACGGCACGGCAAGGTCGCTGGACGAGGCGCGCCGGGTAGCCGCCCAGATTGGCTATCCGGTGCTGGTGCGCCCGTCGTACGTGCTGGGCGGCCGGGCGATGGGCATCGTCTATGGCGAAGAGGAGCTACAGGAGTACATCGAGGAAGCAACCCGCGTCAGCCCGGATGCGCCGGTGCTGATTGACCGCTACCTGGAAGACTCTTTCGAGCTGGATGTGGATGCCGTGGCGGACGGCGAGCGCGTGGTGATCGGCGGGATCATGGAGCAGATTGAAGAGGCCGGCGTGCACAGCGGCGACAGCGCATGCATGATGCCACCGCTCAAGGTGAGCGAATACCACCTCAACATCATCCGCGATTACACCGAGCGCATCGGCCTGCGCCTGGGCGTCAAGGGCCTGATGAACGTACAGTTCGCCATCAAGGATGAGATCGTCTACGTGCTGGAAGTGAACCCGCGCGCCAGCCGCACGACGCCCTTTGTGAGCAAGGCCACCGGCGTGCCGTTGGCCAAGATCGCCGCGCGCATTGCCGCCGGCCAGACGCTCGAAGAAATCGGTTTTCTCGACGAGCCGAAGCTTGACGGGTTTTTTGTCAAAGAAGTCGTGTTGCCGTTCAACAAGTTTCCCAGCGCGTTCTATCAGCTCGGCCCGGAGATGCGCAGCACCGGCGAGGTGATGGGACACGCTTCGACCTTCGGGCATGCCTACGCCAAAGCCGAACTGGGCGCAGGTGAACGTCTGCCGTCTTCTGGCCGCGTGCTGCTCACCGTCAACGACAACGACAAACCCAACATCATCAAGATCGCGCGCGACCTGCATCGGCTGGGCTTCGCGCTGCTGGGCACGCGCGGCACGGCGGAGTTCCTCAATCGCTTTGGCGTGCCGGTGACCGCCGTGAACAAGGTGAGCGAAGGTGCGCCGCACGTGGTGGATTACATCCGGCGCGGCGAAGTGCACATGGTGATCAGCACGCCGCTGGGTCAGCGCGCCTACACCGATGGCCAAGCGATCCGCGCGGCGGCGATTCAACACAAAGTGCTGCTGCTCACGACGCTGAGCGCTGCCTCGGCGGCTGTGCAGGCCATCCGCGCGATGCGCGCGAAGGATTTCAAAGTGCGCAGCTTGCAAGCGCACCACGGCATCACGCCGCGCTGGCTGTAG
- a CDS encoding Zn-dependent protease — translation MIKISRERFERLVWEAVDELPEAIRNRISNLAIEVKAYPSKDDLEYAGVEDPLDLYGLYRGIPLTERTTHYDLVTPDLITIYQRAHEMDCDSLEALREEVRRTVRHEIAHHFGISDERLDELSVP, via the coding sequence ATGATAAAGATCAGCCGGGAGCGATTCGAGCGACTCGTCTGGGAGGCAGTGGATGAGCTGCCGGAAGCAATTCGCAACCGCATCTCCAACCTCGCAATCGAGGTGAAAGCCTATCCCTCCAAGGATGACCTGGAATACGCCGGCGTCGAAGACCCACTCGATCTGTATGGGCTGTATCGGGGTATCCCGCTGACCGAACGCACGACGCACTACGACCTGGTGACGCCTGACTTGATCACCATCTACCAGCGGGCGCACGAAATGGATTGTGACTCGCTGGAAGCGCTGCGCGAGGAAGTGCGGCGCACCGTGCGCCATGAAATCGCGCACCACTTCGGCATCAGCGACGAACGGCTGGACGAGTTGAGCGTGCCCTGA